One Brassica napus cultivar Da-Ae chromosome C4, Da-Ae, whole genome shotgun sequence genomic region harbors:
- the LOC106393711 gene encoding uncharacterized protein LOC106393711 translates to MVRDKVREDISRIERQLSTLSESFITFQTNVLESIQQLVSKLEVSSGQIPVSSSAQTVNVSNVARDGQHPDIRRTSLHHVGIHTESAENDIINDTIRFANQTTSLTVDVLNGAQEIQSSIHTEYQTLRGGAQKSGAEDMNLDHELLFPKPTFSLGLTQAERPHWKETVTEGASMCENDVDHSQSSPDTNLDHELPFPKPTFSLGLTHEECPHPKEAVTEGETMLAKKFANRRISWVPAGKIPSNKLSWPSSFSTIRIGQSTLESNDLYELVQRSSPLQPKVVDVLIGHISSQFTLNSPPNQSNHSVFMDTQFVSQLLKLFTKFSKTSKKESFWFPSNILERVRIYPDAERYYLPFNLDKKHWVSVCVDCTRWSIVVMDCNIALRTDSMMVKEVTPIAQMFPYLLKQGGKELLHKDARAFSIERPRSIPQNTFHADSAVSALLLVQAHAVAGVGVCKCITPDKIGSEVE, encoded by the exons ATGGTCAGAGACAAAGTTAGAGAAGATATTTCTCGGATTGAGAGGCAATTAAGCACACTTTCTGAATCTTTCATCACCTTCCAAACCAATGTCCTAGAAAGCATCCAACAATTGGTTAGTAAATTGGAGGTTTCTTCTGGCCAGATACCAGTTAGCTCTTCAGCGCAGACTGTAAATGTTTCCAATGTCGCTAGAGATGGCCAACATCCAGACATCAGGCGCACTTCACTACACCATGTAGGTATTCATACTGAATCCGCCGAAAATGATATTATCAACGACACTATCCGATTCGCAAACCAAACAACATCATTGACTGTCGAT GTCCTAAATGGAGCACAAGAGATTCAGTCATCTATACACACTGAATATCAGACATTGCGTGGGGGCGCTCAGAAATCTGGAGCTGAAGATATG AATCTTGACCATGAGTTACTATTCCCAAAACCAACCTTCTCCCTAGGGCTAACTCAGGCGGAACGTCCACACTGGAAAGAGACTGTCACCGAAGGGGCCAGCATGTGTGAAAACGATGTTGATCATAGTCAGAGCTCACCAGATACG AATCTTGACCATGAGTTACCATTCCCAAAACCAACCTTCTCCCTAGGGCTAACTCATGAGGAATGCCCGCACCCGAAGGAGGCTGTCACTGAAGGGGAAACTATGTTGGCAAAGAAATTTGCGAACAGGAGGATCAGCTGGGTGCCTGCCGGAAAA ATACCGTCTAACAAACTTTCTTGGCCGTCCTCGTTTAGTACAATACGCATTGGCCAATCAACGCTAGAGAGCAATGACCTATATGAGCTTGTTCAAAGATCATCTCCCTTGCAACCAAAG GTGGTTGATGTTCTCATTGGCCATATTAGTTCACAGTTTACGCTAAACTCACCCCCAAACCAGTCCAACCACTCTGTGTTCATGGACACTCAGTTTGTTTCCCAGCTCTTAAAACTGTTTACCAAGTTTTCTAAGACGTCCAAGAAAGAGTCCTTCTGGTTTCCCAGCAATATACTTGAGCGAGTTCGAATTTATCCCGATGCTGAGCGTTACTATCTTCCCTTCAATCTCGACAAAAAACACTGGGTTAGTGTTTGCGTTGATTGCACAAGATGGTCAATTGTTGTGATGGACTGCAACATAGCACTCAGGACTGACAGCATGATGGTGAAAGAGGTTACTCCCATTGCTCAGATGTTTCCATACCTTCTGAAACAAGGGGGTAAAGAGCTTTTGCACAAAGATGCTAGAGCATTTTCCATTGAGAGACCTCGTAGCATTCCGCAAAATACTTTTCATGCTGACTCTGCTGTGTCAGCCCTTCTTCTCGTGCAAGCTCACGCCGTCGCAGGTGTCGGCGTCTGCAAATGCATTACCCCTGATAAAATTGGTAGTGAAGTTGAGTAG
- the LOC106393710 gene encoding uncharacterized protein LOC106393710: MVRPVSDSAASPIDFPQESYSLSKEAQLEWFNENAFFERKESQKGNCFPAQSTNTNSSSQMISLKSKTSVIRLPKPQKTCFNEVKKRRNCRIAKTLMIPKRFGSLLKSDPSLSEPGSPKRHKSVRTDSLKDKPVMVKKPGFFASVRAIFRTGGGCKSLTASGVHAPYKEAIAPSRRSSDIRGQLPPEEDEKSSPPRMSTGSRKYIDGEEPVLPGLGGMTRFTSGRIPDLLVED, encoded by the exons ATGGTCCGACCCGTTTCCGACTCCGCCGCGAGTCCGATCGATTTTCCACAGGAGTCTTACTCCTTATCCAAAGAAGCACAGCTCGAGTGGTTCAACGAGAACGCCTTCTTCGAGCGGAAAGAATCACAGAAAGGAAACTGTTTTCCTGCTCAGAGCACGAATACAAACTCGAGCTCTCAGATGATCTCTCTCAAATCCAAAACGTCGGTGATCAGATTACCGAAACCGCAGAAGACGTGTTTCAACGAAGTGAAGAAGCGGCGTAACTGCAGAATCGCGAAGACTCTGATGATCCCGAAACGGTTCGGGTCGCTGTTGAAATCGGATCCTTCGTTGTCGGAGCCTGGTTCTCCGAAG AGACATAAATCCGTTCGAACCGATTCGCTTAAGGATAAACCGGTTATGGTTAAGAAACCCGGGTTTTTCGCGAGCGTCCGAGCTATTTTCAGAACCGGTGGCGGTTGCAAAAGCCTAACGGCGAGTGGAGTACACGCGCCGTATAAGGAAGCCATTGCTCCGTCGAGAAGGTCGAGCGATATCAGAGGGCAGCTTCCgccggaagaagatgaaaaatcTTCGCCGCCGAGGATGAGTACCGGTTCGAGGAAATATATTGACGGTGAGGAACCGGTATTACCCGGTTTAGGTGGGATGACGCGGTTTACATCGGGGAGAATACCGGATTTGTTGGTAGAAGATTGA